ATTATATTTTTGACAAATTTCTTTGGTGACCATGGAGGAGAGGGTACACCCGAACCCATTCCGAACTCGGTAGTTAAGCTCTCCATCGCCGATGATACTGCATAACGTCATGTGGGAAAGTAGGCCGTCGCCAAAGATTGCTCACAAACGCCCCTCGCCGCTCAACAGCGCGAGGGGCGTTTGTTTTTGCGCGCTGTTCTCGTTGCGGTTGCGCGCGGTACTCGTTGCGGTTGTGCGCTGCCCGCGCACTGACCGGCTGTCCTTACCCGTAAGCCGTCTTAGAGCATTTAACACTTGAAATGCTCGCTTACGGCAGGCAAAAGCCTGCCTTCTCGCATTTCGTGGCAAGGATTTTTAAGAAAATCCTTGCAGAGCAGTTAGCTCATTTCATTCGCTAACTGCCCTAAAGTTTGCCGGCCTGGCAGATTTGTCCTTCGCCAAAGAGCGCCAGCTCGCCGGCCGCAAAGGCCTTCAGGCAGTCCGCCACGCTGGGCAGCCCCGCGTGGTGGTATACGGCCATGCCCGCGGTCTGCAGTTCGCGTAGGGGCCGCAGGCCCAGGCCGCCGGCCAGCACTGCCCCCACGCCCATATCCCGCAAAGCCTGTACCACGGCGGCGCAGTCGCCCTGTTCGTGGTGCAGCCCCGCGCGCACGCGCACTTCGCCCACCACGCCGTTGTGCACGCGCGCCAGAGTGAAGGTGGTGCAGCGCCCGAAATGGGGCTCCGGGGCGGCGGCCAGCCCGCCGGGGGCTTGAGAGGGCACGGCCGCCAGCAATCCGTCCGTCGGGGGCGTGGCTTCTTCTTCCTCAGCGCCGCCCACGGCACAGACGCCGCCTTCAATGCGCAGGGCCTGGCTGTGCACCAGCGCGCCGGCCACGCACTGCCGCGCCCGGCGCAGCAGGCGGCCAAAGGTGTGGCGCGAAACGCCCATGCGCGCGGCGGCGGCGTCCATGTTCAGACCTTCCTGATCGGCCAGGCGTAAGGCCTCCAGGCCGTCCAGGGTAAGCACGGCCTCTTCCAGTTCGGTCATGGGCACGCCGCGCGGTTTGAAATAGCGGGCTTTGGGCAGGCCGCTGACGCGGCGACAGTGACAGGGACGGGCCATAGGCAATCCAAAAGGGGCGTTTGTAGGCTCAGACGCCGAATTCCGTTGCGCCGTGGGGGCTGTCGCCCTCCAGCAGCAGGACGTGGGCATAGCGGCCGCTTTTGCGGGCCTTGTCCGCCAGCTCCCGGCCCAGGGTGCGGCAGTGGGGGCAGGCGTGGCGCGGCGCGAGCAGGCAAAGGGAGCGGGCCACCCGCTCCGAACTGGTTTCCCAGCGGCCCAGACCGGAACAGTCCGGGCAGAGCCGCCAGCTTTCCCGCTGTTGTTCGCGCAGCATATCCGTATCATAAAAAATGTGTTTGGCGCGCGTCCACCAGCCGTCTTGGGCCTGGCCTTCCGTGGGCTGCTTGGGCGGGTGGAAGTAGACGTCCCGCACCTGCTCGCAGAGCCGGGCGATGTATTCGCCCACTTCCGGGCGCTGGCGGGTGGCTTCCGGCGTCCAGCCCGGTTCGCGGATGTCGGTGGCGGGCAGGCCGGCCAGGGCCAGGCAGATGCCCAGGTTGACGTAGGGCAGGGCTCCGCGGATGGCGTACCCGCCCTCCAGTACGGCGATGTGCGGCTTGAGGGCCGCGTTGAGGGCGGCGTAGCCCTGGGCCGAGAGTTTCATGTTGGCCAGGGGGTCGGTAAAGTGGTTGTCCTGCCCGGCGGAATTGATGATCAGGTCGGGCTGGAAATCTTCCAGCATGGGCAGCACAGCGTGGGTGATGGCGTAGAGGTAGCCTTCGTCGGAGGTTTCCGGCGGCAGGGGGATGTTGATGGTGCGGCCCAGTGCGCCGGGGCCGCCGCATTCACGCGGAAAGCCAGTGCCGGGATAGAGGGTGCGGCCGTCCTGGTGTAGCGAGATGAACAGGGTGTGCGGGTCGTTCCAGAAAATGTCCTGGGAGCCGTCGCCGTGGTGCACGTCCGTATCCACAATGGCTATACGCAGGGGGCGGCCGTCGGGGCGGGGATAGTGGTCGCGGATGTATTCCACCATGACGGCTTCATTGTTGATATTGCAGAAGCCGCGGTTGCCGTGCACCACGCGCATGGCGTGGTGCCCCGGAGGCCGCACCAGGGCAAAGGCGCGGTCTTCATGGCCTTCCAGCACCAGACGCGCGGCGCGGATGGCGCCGCCCGCCGAGGCCAGGTGCGAGTCGGTGCTCACCGCGCCCACCGAGGGCAGGCAAAAATGCACGCGGGCGAGCTGCTCCCGCGTGGCAAAGTCCGGCCGGTATTCGGTAATGCCGGGAATGTCGAACAGGCCTTCTTCCAGCAGCTGGTCTCGGGTGTAGAGCAGGCGCTCTTCCCGTTCGGGATGGGTGGGCGCTATGGCCCAGTCAAAGGCCGGAAAAAACACGACCCCCAGCCGTTGCACAGCCTGCAAGGGGGCGGACGCCTGTAGCGCGGATTCAGTCATGGTCGTCCAGATCCTCAAAAATGTCGGCCCCGTAGCGGGCATCGGCCACCAGGCGCCCCATGTGCGCCAGGCCGAGCCCGTAGGCCAGATTGCTTTCCGCCAGGGCGGCGCAAAGGCGGCCATCCCCATCGTGGAGCACAAACAGCCCGCCGGGGCCGTCGGTCCTGCGGTAGACCGCGCAGTGTAACAGGTCGGGATCGCCCAGCCGGGTCGTCAGGGTATAGCCTTCGGGCGGCGCGCCATGGTCCGCAACGTGCGGGCCCCCTTCGGGCAGGGGCGCGAAGCGCACGCCCGCGCCTTCCGGTTCCAGTACATAGTATTCGTTCATAGGACACCGCCTGTGTAGATTTCGGGAGCGGCTCCCGCGTGGAGCACCCCTGTAAAGCCGGACGCGCAGCCGTTTGCAGCCAACGTAAAAGTCTTGGGAGGGGGAGCATGGGGGCAGGGCCCCTTGCTCAAAAGGCTCCCTTAGAGTGTTTAACACTTGAAATGCTCGCTTACGGCAGGCAAAAGCCTGCCTTCTCGCATTTCGTGGCAAGGATTTTCAAGAAAATCCTTGCAGAGCAATTAACTCATTTCATTCGTAAACTGCTCTAGCGCAAAGCCGCACAAGTCCGCGCTCGCGCTAGTCCAGCCCCCTGCCGCGCCTGCCCAGATGCGTTTCCAGGGCCGAACGGCACTGCAGGGCCACATCTTCGGGCGGCTGGGCCGCGTCAATAATGGCAAAGCGTTCTGGTTCCTCTTCGGCCAGGGCGCGGTAGCCCGTGCGTACGCGTTCGTGAAAGTCCAGGCTTTCGCTGTCGAAGCGTCCTTCGGAAACAACCAGCCCTTTGATCCGGTTGCGCTCACCGGCGCGGCCCAGGCCGCAGCGTACGGGCAGATCCAGCAGCAGGGTCAGGTCCGGCGCAAGGCCGCCTGTGGCCGCATCGTTAAGGCGGCGCAGATATTCCGTATCCAGACCGCGCCCGTAGCCCTGGTAGGCCAGGGTGGAATCGGTGTAGCGGTCGCAGAGCACAATTTGCCCGGCCTCCAGGGCGGGGCGGACGATTTCGGCCACGTGCTGGGCCCGGTCGGCCAGAAAAAGAAAGAGCTCCGCCCGGCTGGAAAGCCCGCGCGTGCGGCCATCCAGCAAAATGGAACGCAGACTGCGGCCCAAGTTGCAGCCCCCCGGTTCACGGGTGAGCACGGGGTCCAGCCCGTGGTCCGCCAGGTAGGCGGCCAGCGCCTCCATGACTGTGGATTTGCCGGCGCCCTCTATGCCTTCAAAAGAGATAAACATTCTTCTTTCACCACCTTCTGGGGAGCCGTCCTGGGGGGCGTCGTTTTTTTGGCGGCGGGCTGCGGCGTGTGCGCGGCCCGATAGAGGGGGCGGCTCAATGTGGCCTGCCAGGGGGTCCAGTCCTGCCCGGTTTCGCCCAGTTGGGCAAAAAGCCCCCGGCACTGGGCCATTTTGGCGTCCAGGTTGTCCGCATAGTGCAGAGCCAGGGCTTCGGGCGTCTGCGGCAGGCGCACGGCGCCGAATTCCAGCGTGCCGTGATGGCTCAGGACAAGGTGCTTGAAATGCTCCTGCAGGGCCGCGTCCAGGCCGGATTTGGCCAGCAGGGGGGAGAGCATCTCCAGCCCCAGCATAAGGTGCCCCAGAAGCCGGCCCTCGGTGGTGTAGTCGTTGGCCACGCCGCCGGAAAATTCCCGGATTTTGCCCACATCGTGAAACAGCGCGCCGGCCAGCAGGGTCTGGCGGTCCAGTTCGGGATACTGGTCGGCAATGCGGCGGCAGAGGGTGAAGACCCCCAGGGTGTGTTCCAGCAGGCCGCCCACATAGGCGTGGTGCACGCTTTTGGCTGCCGGGCAGACGCGGAAGCGGGCGCGCAGATCCGCATGGTGCAGAAAGCCCAGCGCCAGCTTGCGCCACGCCGGGTACACAAACTCCGCCTTGCAGAGGTTGGTGAGCTGGTCCAGCATGTCGTCCAGCGGATAGGGGCTGGCGGGCAGCAGGGCGGCCTGGTCCACTGCGGCGCATTCTTCAGGCGTGAGCAGGCGCAGCTGCTCCACAGAAAGCTGCACCTGGTCGCGATAAAGGCCGGCACGGCCTTCGGCCCAGACCAGCGTGCCCACGGGGATGGCGTTAAAGGCCGCGCTGAGGGGGTGCCAGATCTTGGCCTCCAGCGCGCCGCTGGCGTCGGCCAGGGTCAGCCGCCAATAGGGGCCGTTGCGGGACTGCCCCTGCACGGCCTGACTCACGGCAAACAGTCCTCGCGCCTCGCCGGGGGGGGTAATGTCTTTGACGTAGCAGCCTTTTTCCATATATCTTCCCTGAACGCGGCCGGATGTCGGCGCGCTACTGACCCAAATTTCCCTTGTTTGCGAGGTATTGTCAAATGAAGGTTCTGCTCACCAACGACGACGGCATCCGCGCGCCCGGCCTGCGCGCCCTGTACGCGGCCCTGCGCGAGGCCGGCCACACGGTGTGGGTGGTGGCGCCCATGCGCCAGCAGTCGGGCGTGGGGCACTCCCTGACCGTTTTCGAGCCCGTGCGCTCTATGGATATTGTGGAGCCGGACTTTACGGGCACGGGGATTTTCGGCACGCCCACGGACTGCGTGAAGCTGGCCTTGGGCCGTCTGCTGCCGGAACGGCCGGATATGGTCATCTCCGGCATCAATGCCGGGCCCAACGTGGGGCCGGACATTCTCTATTCCGGCACTGTGGGCGCAGCCACCGAGGCCGCCCACGAAGATCTGCCCAGTATGGCCGTTTCTCACGACCTCAACGGCGGCCCCACCGTGGACCCCCTGCCCCAGGCCCGGCACGCCGTGGCCCTGGCCGAGCGGGTGGACTGGGCTCGTCTGGGCCATCGCCGGGTGCTCAACGTCAATTATCCCGCCCGTCCGCTGGATGCGGCCCTGGGCCTGCGCGTCTGCGTGCAGACCAGTGCAGTGTGGAAAAACACCTACCTGGAGCGCAAAGACCCGCGCGGCGCGCCCTATTGGTGGCTGGAAGGCGAAATCCCGCCCGAAACCATCGAACCGCAGTCGGACAAAGACCTGCTCAGCCAGGGCTACATCACCCTGACGCCGCTCTGCTTCGAGTTTACGGACCGCCAGGGCCTGCAGGCCCTGGAAAGCATGAATCTGGACGCGCGATAAGGACTTTTTGCCTGTTTTGGCGGGCCCCGGCGGCTAACCGACCTGTCCCCGCCCGCATACTCTTGTTGCTGCCGCGAACCGGGCGAAAAGCCCGCCGTGTTCACGCGCCCTTTTTGCCGCACGGGGCGCGGGCCATTCCCCTTTGCGCGGATTTGGTGTATGGAAGATCTTGCCCCGCACGGGCTGTGAAGGTATATTCCCGCCCCGCATCGCCAGTAACCCCCGGAGGAAGTCATGCCCCTTACCAGTCCCAAAGAGATGTTTGCCGCAGCCTATGCCGGCGGCTACGCCGTCGGCGCGTTTAACGTCAATAACATGGAAATCATCCAGGGCATCATGGGGGCGGCCGCTTCGGAAAAATCGCCTGTTATTCTGCAGGTTTCTGCAGGTGCGCGCAAGTATGCGGGCCAGGTCTACATCATGAAGCTGGTAGAGGCCGCCCTGCAGGAAGACCCCTCCATTCCCGTGGTGGTGCACCTGGACCACGGCCCCAGCTTTGAAATGTGCCGGGACTGCATTGACGGCGGCTTTACCTCCGTCATGATCGACGGCTCTCACCTGCCCTATGAGGAAAATATCGCCATCACCAAACAGGTGGTGGACTACGCCCACCCCCGCGGCGTGTGGGTGGAAGCCGAGCTGGGCAAGCTGGCCGGCATTGAAGAGCACGTTTCTTCGGCCGAGCACGTCTACACCGACCCGGACGAGGCCGTGGACTTTGTGCGCCGCACGGGCTGCGACTCCCTGGCCGTAGCCATCGGCACCAGCCACGGCGCTTACAAATTCAAGGGCGAAGCCAGGCTGGACTTTGAGCGCCTGCAGACCATCAGCAATAAGCTGCCCGGCTACCCCCTGGTGCTGCACGGGGCTTCCAGCGTGCCGCAGGAGTTTGTGGCCCTTTGCAACAAGTACGGCGGCCAGGTGGGCGGCGCCAAGGGCGTGCCCGAAGATATGCTGCGCAAGGCTGCGGGCATGGGCGTGTGCAAGATCAACGTGGATACGGATATCCGTCTGGCCCTCACCGCCTCCATCCGTCAGTTTCTTACGGAGCACCCGGAGCAGTTCGATCCCAGAGGCTACCTCAAGCCGGCCCGCGACGCTGTGCAGAACATGGTGGCCCACAAAATCCGCAACGTCATGGGGTCGTCCGGCAAGGCCTAGGGCGCGGGGCGTTTTGCCCCGGCCAGGGCCTTTTCGGCCAGACCCCGGTATATAGCAACATCTTCACGCATTAAGGAGCGCCCCATGCCCGTCAAACTGGGACTGAACGGCTTCGGCCGCATCGGCCGGTATCTGCTGCGGCTCATGGCCGACGAACAGGACATGACCATTGCCGCCATCAATGCCCGCGCCGACAACGCGGCTCTGGCCTATCTCTTCAAATATGACTCCACCTACGGCACGTTTGCCGGCAGTGTGGATCACGATGCGGACGGCATCATCGTCAACGGCCGGCATATTGCCGTTACCCGCTGCAAGGCCGGTGAATGGGAATGGGACCGCCTGGGCGTGAGCCTGGCCGTAGAGACTACGGGCACTATCAAGGACCGTGAAGGCCTGAGCAGACACCTGGATCGCGGGGCCAAAAAGGTGGTCATTTCCGCGCCCGGCAAGGATGTGGACGCCATGATCGTCATGGGCGTGAACCACGATATCTACGACGGCGGCAAGCACAAGGTCATCTCTGCCGCCTCTTGCACCACCAACTGTCTGGCCCCGGCGGCCAAGGTGCTGCACGAGCTCTGCGGCATCCGCCACGGGCTCATGACCACCATCCACTCCTACACCATGAGCCAGCGCATTCTGGACGGCTCCCACAAAGACTGGCGTCGCGGCCGCGCGGCGGCGGTTTCCATGGTGCCTTCCAGCACGGGCGCGGCCAAGGCCGTGGGGCAGGTGCTGCCGGAACTGGCGGGCAAGCTCAACGGCATGTCCGTGCGCGTGCCCACCTTTGACTGCTCTCTGGTGGACCTGACCTGCGAGGTGGAGCGCCCCTGCGACGCGGCCGCCGTCAATGCCGCCTTCAAGGCCGCCAGCGCCGGGCCCTTGGGCGCGCATTTCGGCTATTCCGACGAGCCGCTGGTTTCCATCGACTACAAGGGCAGTACCTGTGGCGGCGTGCTGGACGCCCTCTCCACCCAGGTGCTGGACCAGACCATGGTCAAGCTGCTGCTCTGGTACGATAATGAGGCCGGCTTCACCAACCAGCTGCTGCGCCTGCTGCGCATGGTGGCCAAGGACTGCTGAGCCCGTCAGCGTCAAGGATGCCCATGTTCCTTTGCCCTGAAATCCTGTTTGACGCCGGGCGCGTGCCCACACCCTGCTTTGTGCTGGACGCGGACCGCCTGCGCGCCAACGTCGCCGTGCTGGACCAGGTGCAGCAACGCACCGGAGCCAGAATCCTGCTGGCGCTCAAGGGCTTTGCGGCCTGGGCCACCTTTCCGTTGCTGTCGCGATTTAAAGGTACGGGCCCCCTGTGGGGAGCCTGCGCCAGCTCTGTGGACGAGGCCCGCCTGGCGCGGGAGGCGTTTGGCGGGGAGGTGCACGCCTTTGCCGCCGCCTGGAACGCGCGCGAAATGGCCGAGCTGCTCCCCCTCACAGACCACCTGGTGTTCAATTCCACGGCTCAGTGGCGGCAGTTTCGCCCCGCCATTGCCATGCACAATCAGAGCCGCTGTCCGGACCGGCGTATCCAGTGCGGGCTGAGGATCAATCCGGAGCATTCCGAGGGCGCGGCGGCCATCTACGACCCCTGCGCGCCGGGGTCGCGCCTGGGCATCCGGCGCAAAGATTTTGACCCCACGGCTCTGGAGGGCATCTCCGGCCTGCATTTCCATACCCTTTGCGAGCAGAACGCCGACGCCCTGCAGCGCACCTTGGCCGCCGTGGAGGAAAAATTCGGCCCCTGGCTGTCCCAGTGCCGCTGGATCAACATGGGCGGCGGGCACCACATCACCCGGCCGGACTACGACCTGGACCTGCTCTGCCGCCTGCTTACGGACTGGCGGGACCGTTACCAGGCGCAAATCTATCTGGAGCCGGGCGAAGCCGTGGCCCTGAACGCGGGCTGGCTTACAGCCACCGTGCTGGACGTGGTGCAGGCCGACATGCCCGTGGCCATCCTGGATCTGGGCGTGCCTTGCCACATGCCCGACGTGCTGGAAATGCCCTACCGGCCCAATGTGCTTTTTCTGGCCGAAGACGGTTTGCCCTCCCGCGCGGGCCTGCCCGGAAAACAGGCCTGGACCTGCCGCCTGGCGGGCAAATCCTGCCTGGCCGGGGACGTGGCCGGGGAATACTCCTTCAGCGCGCCCTTGCTGCCCGGCCAACGCCTGGCCTTTGAGGATATGGCCATCTACAGCATGGTCAAAACCACCACCTTCAACGGCCTGCGCCTGCCCTCCATCGGTATTTGCGAAGCTGATGCCGCGGGCGGCCAGGGCTTTCGTCTGCTGCGCCAGTTCGGCTACGAAGATTTTAAAGGCAGATTGTCGTAATGCCCAAACTCCCCACAGAACGCCGCAGGGCACGGTTGCTCCAGGTGCTGGCCCACCGGCAGGACGATCTTACCCTGGTGCTGGCCAATATTCACGACCCGCACAATGTTTCGGCCATCTACCGTTCCTGCGACGCCTTTGGGGTCAGCCGCGTGCACCTCTACTATACGGATACCCCTTTTCCTGTACTGGGGCGCAAAACCTCGGCCTCAGCCCGCAAATGGGTAGAAAGTTCCCGCCACAAAAATGCTGCAGATCTCTTCAACGGCCTCAGCGCCCAGGGCATGCAGATTCTGGCCACCTCCTGCGAGCCTGGGGCCCGCCCTCTGCGCCAGTGGGACTTCACCCAGCCCACGGCCGTCATCATGGGCAACGAGCACAGCGGCGTGGCCCCGGACCTGCTGCGCCAGGCCCACGGGTCGCTCTACATCCCCATGTACGGCATGATCCAGAGCTTCAACGTCTCCGTGGCCGCCGCCATTATTCTGGCCGAGGCCGCCCGCCAGCGCGAGGCCGCGGGCTTCTACGCCGCGCCCCGCGTGAGCGAGGGGGCCCTGGAAGCCCGCTTGAACGCCTGGCTGGAAAAATAGCTCGCCGCACATAAGAATTTTGCGCAGCCAACAATATTGCGGACCCCAAACCAGCGCTGTTGGGGGCTGGAACGCAGATTGCCTTTGAGAAGAATGCCTTCTCAAAGGCAATCTGCGTTGCGCGCGGGGAAAGCGCTGCGGCCGCAAAAACGCGGGTCAGGCTGCGCTTGCGGCTCCGGGGCGGGCGTCTGCTTACGCAGAGCCGCTAGGGCAGTTAGCGAATGAAATGAGCTAACTGCTCTGCAAGGATTTTCTTGAAAATCCTTGCCACAAAATGCGAGAAGGCAGGCTTTTGCCTGCCGTAAGCGAGCATTTCAAGTGTTAAATGCTCTAGGGCAGGACAACGCTGCAAGGCCCTAAGCGTCGGCAGTGTTGTCGGCGTCTGGGTGTTTTTCAAGGTTTTCCTGGATGCAGCGCAGCACATAGGTATTTTTTTCCATGCTCAGGACCACAAGAAACATGGTGAAAAAGATAAAAACGCCCAATGCGATCGCTGCCGTGTAAAAGACCACGCCGGACTGCGCTTTTTTGAGCATGACCTGTTCCCTTTCCTGGGCGATGCTCCTGCGCTGCGCGGCAATACTGCTGTCAATCTGTGCAAAATAATCGTCCAGAAAAAGCGCCCAGGTGATGTAGTCCGGGGCGGTCTGCGGCAAGGCCCGGATGCGATCCGCATCGGCTTCAAGGGCCTTGGCCTCCACGTCAAGCTGCGCCAGCAGACTGCTGACGCTGAAATGTGCGGTGTACTGCGTGGCGGCTTTATAAATGCGAAAGCGAAGTTTGTTGCCGGGAGAGAGCTGCTGCGCCTTGTTGGCAAAGCTGACGATGGATTTTTCAATGCTGTTCAGGACGTCCAGGTATTCTGCGGGAATAGCTTCAGGATTGGCGGGCGGGGTCTTGTCCCCCTGAGGGGTGGCGGGAGCCTGCTGTTGGGCCTTTGCCTGCTCCACAGCGGCCTTGGCCTGGGCCCTTTCGCGCTTGAGTCGTTCATAGGAAGGCGTGGGCTGCGTAAACCTTTCTTGCGGGCTGGCATTGTGCAGGTACAGGCCGTAAAGGCCAAGCCCAAAGGCGGTGACAAGACTTATTGAAGTAACAACAAAGAAAAAAAACTGACTGATTTTAAAAAACTTGCGTTCCACAGGCGTTTTCATCGGCGCACTTCCCCTTGCGGCGGTATCAGAAGTTTCTGAGCTGGACTGCCAACTTTGCAGCGAAAAAGACAGGTCTACTGGGAACTACTTCAACGGGCTGAAATCAGCTCCATTTTTCTGAAGCCTTGATTTGATCCAGCAACAGATTTGCTTCACGTTTTTTGTCTGCCTGGGCGAGATGCCGCAGCGAAGCGGCCAGCAATTCTTTCGCCTTGTCGTACTGCCGCCTTTCCATGTGGATTTTAGCCAGGTAAAAATAACAATTGGCGCGTGTTTCCCGGGGCAGAGCCTCGCTCTGCACGGCTTTGGACAAATCTTCAAAGGCCCCGTCAGGCTGGTGCGCCAGGAAGCGTGCGGCCCCGCGTCGGGCATAAAATACAGGAACGGAGGGGTCCAGGGATATGGCTTTATCCATGTCTGCCAGGGCCTTTTCCATCTGGCCCGATTCTCGGTAGGCCAAACCACGCAGGCTGTAGGCCCCGGCATTGATGGGCGTTACGGCAATGGCTTTGTCCAGGGATTTGACGGCGTTTTCATACTGCTGCGCCTGGAAGTAGAGGATGCCGAGTTTTTCGTGATAGCGGCCGTTGTCGGGAGCCAGTTCGGCGGCTTTGGCGCAATAGGTGATGGCTTCCTGCGGATTCTTCTCGGCGAGGCTGTAGAGGTAATAGGCCATGGCCTTGTATTCGTTGCTGGTATGCACGTCGTTGATGACGGCTTTGACCAGGTCTCTGGCCCTTTCGGGCTGGCCTCTTTCCAGCGCTTTTACCGCCGCATTGAGCTCGTCTATAGCATCGGCAAAACAGGGTGAAACCGGCGCAAGAAGCAAACAAAGAAGAAGGAACCCTCTGAGCATGGCATTCTCCGGTAGTGTTGCGGTAATGGGCACAAATATATAATACTATATTTATAATTGCAATATTTTTATATAAAAATAATTAATAAAATAATTTTATGCAGTTAAAGTTTTAATTGGCGTGGGTGTCCGGGGCGGCAAAACCCGGCAGAAGGGGGGATGTGTGCCTGTAAGGCCTGCGGCGCGACAGGCGGCACGGCAGCCCGTCAGGCAAACGGCCTGCCCGTTCGGGGCAGGCCGTTTGCCTTCCTGGGGAAGATTTTTGAAGGATGCGGGCGCCTGGGGTCAGGGAGCTTTTGTGCAAACGCCCTGCCCCTGACAGCTAGGCTTCCTGTCCGTTCTGGAGGCGTGTGAAAAAGGTTTTGCCTTCGTCCGTGCCAAGAATGGTCTGGAGGGCGGCGATCACCTGTGGGTCGTAGCTGGGCGGCGTGGTTTTGAGCAGCTTGAGGGCCGCGTCCACGGGCAAGGCGGTGCGGTAGGAGCGGGGACGGACCAGGGCGCAGAAGGTATTGGCCACGGCCAGGATGCGGGCGTTGGGGCAGATGTTCTCGCCCTGGAGGTGGTCGGGATAGCCGGAGCCGTCCAGGCGTTCGTGCATCTGGGTCATGGCTTCCAGCACGGGCAGGCCAAAGTCAATGCCGGCCAGGGCTTCGCGGGCGTAGTCCACGTGGCGTTCCAGCTGGGCTCGTTCGTCGGGGGTGAGGCTGCCGGACTTGGTAAGCAGCTCTTTGGGCAGCTGGATCATGCCCAGTTGGGAGAGCTTGGCGGCGGTGCGCAGGGTGGCCAGGGTTTCCGGGTCGTCGCGGCCCAGCTGGCGAGCCAGGAGGACGGCCAGCTGGGCGGTGAAGTCGGAATGTCCGCGCAGGTAGGCGTCCACGGCCTCGATGGCGCGCACAAAGGCGTTGACGGCCTGCGTGACCATAAGCTGGGCGCGTTGCTGGGCCAGGGCCAGCTCGGTCATGTCGCTGTAGACGGAAACCACGCCGGTGATGCGGCTCTGTTCGTCGCGGAAAGGCGTGCAGGAGGTCAAAAAGTAGCGGGTCTGCCCCCGGATAGGCAGGGTTTCGGTAAAGCTGGAAAGGCTTTGCGTCTGGTAGACGGCCAGGGTGTGGGTGACCAGGCTGCGGGCCAGGTCCGGACCCAGGTCGGTGTGGGCCATGCCGGGCAGCTGTTCGGCGGGCAGACCTGTCATGCGGGCAAAGCCTTGGTTGGCGTAGAAGAGGCGGCCGTTAAAGTCGTTGAGCACAATACCGGCGGAAAGGGCGGAATTGACGCCGTCCATAATCTGTTTCTGCTGGTTGACCACGCGGTAGAGGCGGCGCAGCTGGTCGGCCACGGCGCGTTCGTTGCGGCCTACCAACCACCACCAGAGGGCAGCCAGCATGATGCCTGCCAGGGCCGTGAACACCAGGGAGGCCAGCAGGGCGTTTTTACGGATATGCGCGTACTGGGCCTCCAACTCCGGAGCGGGCACGCCCTGGGCCACCAGCCAGGGCAGGCCGGGTACGGGTTCTGCCAGACAGTAGCTCTGCCGCCAGTGTTCGGGCAGGGCGTTGTCTTCGCGCATGGCCGGGGGCAGGCGGCCGTTTTCCAGCTGCCAGCCGGGCAGGTTGTGGGGGCCGGTTTGGGGGTCCAGGCGTTGCAGGCTGTTGCCGAGGGCCTGCAGGATGGCCGATTCGCCAGTATGGGAAACGGCCTTGACCACGGGCGATACGTTGGCGCTGAGCAGCAGCACGGCGGGCACGCCGACGCCGGAAGCGTCCATGTAGAGGGGGGTGAACACGGGGTAGGCCATGTCCATGACCAGCAGGCCGTC
This sequence is a window from Desulfovibrio legallii. Protein-coding genes within it:
- the nspC gene encoding carboxynorspermidine decarboxylase, whose product is MFLCPEILFDAGRVPTPCFVLDADRLRANVAVLDQVQQRTGARILLALKGFAAWATFPLLSRFKGTGPLWGACASSVDEARLAREAFGGEVHAFAAAWNAREMAELLPLTDHLVFNSTAQWRQFRPAIAMHNQSRCPDRRIQCGLRINPEHSEGAAAIYDPCAPGSRLGIRRKDFDPTALEGISGLHFHTLCEQNADALQRTLAAVEEKFGPWLSQCRWINMGGGHHITRPDYDLDLLCRLLTDWRDRYQAQIYLEPGEAVALNAGWLTATVLDVVQADMPVAILDLGVPCHMPDVLEMPYRPNVLFLAEDGLPSRAGLPGKQAWTCRLAGKSCLAGDVAGEYSFSAPLLPGQRLAFEDMAIYSMVKTTTFNGLRLPSIGICEADAAGGQGFRLLRQFGYEDFKGRLS
- a CDS encoding TrmH family RNA methyltransferase — its product is MPKLPTERRRARLLQVLAHRQDDLTLVLANIHDPHNVSAIYRSCDAFGVSRVHLYYTDTPFPVLGRKTSASARKWVESSRHKNAADLFNGLSAQGMQILATSCEPGARPLRQWDFTQPTAVIMGNEHSGVAPDLLRQAHGSLYIPMYGMIQSFNVSVAAAIILAEAARQREAAGFYAAPRVSEGALEARLNAWLEK
- a CDS encoding tetratricopeptide repeat protein encodes the protein MLRGFLLLCLLLAPVSPCFADAIDELNAAVKALERGQPERARDLVKAVINDVHTSNEYKAMAYYLYSLAEKNPQEAITYCAKAAELAPDNGRYHEKLGILYFQAQQYENAVKSLDKAIAVTPINAGAYSLRGLAYRESGQMEKALADMDKAISLDPSVPVFYARRGAARFLAHQPDGAFEDLSKAVQSEALPRETRANCYFYLAKIHMERRQYDKAKELLAASLRHLAQADKKREANLLLDQIKASEKWS
- a CDS encoding HD domain-containing phosphohydrolase — its product is MSTQENPDQKSRRHNRRAGLAMLGLFALAVVCIAVSANWYLRNARQRQWHETAQSLSVQTANQVALLTVWSGSLTDQVRTFVGQDWLRLFAAEAANTGQPAAAVLELAATLEAEPMSLTAPLQDTAAPLAALAPRLPATLRQLRDFKEKNSFLRVSLLNATGEIFLSAGKPPQLDEAQRTSALKAFSDKQPVFLPARREDGLLVMDMAYPVFTPLYMDASGVGVPAVLLLSANVSPVVKAVSHTGESAILQALGNSLQRLDPQTGPHNLPGWQLENGRLPPAMREDNALPEHWRQSYCLAEPVPGLPWLVAQGVPAPELEAQYAHIRKNALLASLVFTALAGIMLAALWWWLVGRNERAVADQLRRLYRVVNQQKQIMDGVNSALSAGIVLNDFNGRLFYANQGFARMTGLPAEQLPGMAHTDLGPDLARSLVTHTLAVYQTQSLSSFTETLPIRGQTRYFLTSCTPFRDEQSRITGVVSVYSDMTELALAQQRAQLMVTQAVNAFVRAIEAVDAYLRGHSDFTAQLAVLLARQLGRDDPETLATLRTAAKLSQLGMIQLPKELLTKSGSLTPDERAQLERHVDYAREALAGIDFGLPVLEAMTQMHERLDGSGYPDHLQGENICPNARILAVANTFCALVRPRSYRTALPVDAALKLLKTTPPSYDPQVIAALQTILGTDEGKTFFTRLQNGQEA